From Candidatus Polarisedimenticolaceae bacterium:
CGGCGCCGGCGGGGAACGCCTTCGGGAGGTCCGCCTCCTTGGCGACGCCGGTCTCGGCGATCGGGATCAGTCCGGTTTTCCCGGGTGCGAGATAGACGAAGACGCCGTAGCGCTCGATCCGGTCGACCTTGCCGCGGACGCGAGCGCCGGGCGCGATCTCGCTCTTGGGTAACGCCTGGGCGGCGGAGCGGACGAGCGCCACGCCGATGCGCTTCTTGTCGGGCTCGACGGTCAGGATCTCGAAGTCGCCGACGAGGCCGACGGGCACCTCGGTCTTCCAGCCTTCCGCGGTGCCGGTCGGCGGGAACGTCGAGACGTGCGCGAGCCCCTCGATCCCCGGCGCCAGCTCGACGAACGCGCCGAACTCGGCCAGGCGCGTCACGCGTCCCGCGTGGACCTGTCCGGGTGCGTAAGTGACGGCGGCCGCGGCCCACGGATCGTCCTGGAGCTGCTTCAGGCCGAGCGCGATCTTGCCGCCCTCCGCCTCGACGCGCAGGACCTTGACGGCGATCTCGTCCCCCGGCTTCAGGATCGAGCCTGGGTCGGTCACACGCGACCAGCCCATCTCGGAGACGTGAAGGAGGCCCTGAATCCCCGCGCCGAGTTCGATGAAGGCCCCGTACTCCCGGACCGAGGCGACGCGGCCCGGGAGCACCGCCCCCGGCACGATCTCCTTCCTGACCTCGGCCGCCTTCTCGCGCTCTTCTTCTTCGAGGAGAGCCCGTCGCGAGACGACGAGGTTCTTGCCGCCTTCCTTCCATTCGACGATCCGGAACGAGTAGACGCGCCCCTCGTGGCCGGTCGCGTCGGCTCCCCGGAGGCCGATCTGCGAGATCGGGCAGAAGGCGCGCTGACCGGCGATGCGGACCTCGAAGCCGCCCTTGATCGCCCGCTCGACCTTCCCCTCGACCGGGATCCCCGCCCGATACGCGTCTTCGACCTGCCGTGCCGAAGCGGCGCCGCGCGCGAGCTTGCGGGAGAGCTTCAGGCCCCCGGCGGTTGCCACGACGACCGCGTCGATGCGGTCGCCCACCTCGACTTCGAGGTCGCCCTCGGCGTCCTTGAGGTCGTCGAGGTCGATCGTGGCCTCGCCCTTGCCGCCGACGTCGACGAAGGCGACGTCGGGCCAGATCGCGATGATCCGGCCCGACACCGTCTGTCCCTGCTCGAACGGCTTCGCCTGGAGCGATTCCGCGAGCAGGCGCGCGAACTCGTCGTCCGGCTCGGTCACGGGCAGGTGTTCGCCGAGGCGGCGATCGCCGCGTCACGCGGCGCCGCCTGCTGGGCGGAGCCGTCGTCGTACGTGCCGGTCCCGCAGGCGGACGCGCGGACCAGATACCAGTCGCCGTCGTCCTGGGCGGGGACGTGCGGATCGTCGAGCGTCGTCGCCGCGAGGTCGTTCGCCACGCAGGCATCGAGCGCCGAGGAGAAGTCGCCCGAGACGCGCAGGGACGACAAGGTCCCGCGGACGACGTCGTAGGTGGAGGCGCCCGGGATCGGCGCCCAGGCCAGACCCGACCCTGACGAGAAGGCGACGCCGCTCACTGCGGCGGGCGGCGGAACCGGGGCTCCCGGCAGGCACGCCCCGCCACCGCAGATGTCGCCGGCGGTGCAGGCGTTGCCGTCGTCGCAGGCGGCGGTGTTGTTGGCGTGCGCGCAGCCGGTGAGCGTGTCGCAGTTGTCGTCCGTGCACGGGTTCAGGTCGTCGCAGCTGATCGGCGTTCCGGGCTGGCACGTGCCGGCGCCGCAGGCGTCGCCGGTCGTGCAGGCGTTGCCGTCGTTGCAGGCGCCGCCGTCGGCGGTCACGGTGGCCGGGGTCTGGCTCGATGCGACGGCGGACGCCCCGGAGAACACCGTCACGGTGTAGGTGCCGTTCGCCGCGGCGGAAGCGTTCACGATCGTCGGATTCTGCTGGCTGGAGGTGAACCCGTTCGGCCCTGTCCACGAGTAGGTGGTGCCGGCCTGCGAATAGCTCGAGGTCAGGTGCAGCGTGCCGTGCTCGCAGATCGGCCCGTCGTTGCCGAGCGTGAGCGTACCCGACCCGGTCGTGCAGGCGCCGCCCGTCTGGATGTTGCCCAGCGACACGGTGTCGACGTACCAGCCGGAGCCGCCGGTGCTCGTGTCGTCGCCTTCGTGCCAGCGCACCTGGATCGTCTTGTTGAGGAGGTTGGCGTCGCCGCCCAGGTTCAGGCTGACCTGCGTCAGGGCCCCGATCGTTCCCTGACACCACGCGCGCTTGGCGCCCATGATGTTGTTCGTGCTCGTCGTCCCGGTGAAGCCGCCGGCGGTGAAGTCGGCGTCCGGCATCACCGTCCACGTCGTGCCGTTCAACGTGTACTCGAGCGTGCCGCCGTCCCAGCAGGTGCTCGCCGAGTACTCGAAGGCGTAGGTGTGCCAGAAGCTGAGCGTCGTCCCGGCGACGACGGTGAACGTCGGGCTCACGAGCACCTTGTCGTTCGAGGAGCTGTTGTCCTGGGCGAACCAGCTATGAGTCCCGTCATGGAACCGCGCCATCGACCACAGCCAGTTGAAGGTCCCGTTGACCGGAGCATGCGTCCAGCCCGCTTGGTCGAAGCCGCCACCCGACTGCGCGCCCTCGAACGTGTCGGTCCAGCTCGTGAGCGTGGGAGGGCCCGTCGGTGCCGCGGCCCTCTGGACCGTGTTGGTCTCCTCGAGGGCGTTGACGCCGTCGACGGCGCGGACGACGTAGAAGTACGCCGTCCCTCCCGTGAGGCCGACACCGTCGCTGAACGCCAGCGTCGAGAGTCCGGTCGCGATACGGTTCGAGGGCGAAGGGGTGAACCCGCTCGTCGTGCTCCGGTAGACGTTGTAGGAGACGCCGCCGCCACACGTCGTCGTCGCCGCGGCCCAGGTGAGGTTGACGGTGCAGGTCGCGGTCCCGGGGTTCCCGGCCGAGGTGACGCCGGCGAAGCTCGGCGCCAGGATGCAGGCGCCGGTCGCGAGCGCGTTGACTTCTGCGGAAGCCTGCGAGAAGCAGGCGCCGCCGTCGTTCGACTTGACGACGTAGTAGTAGCGGGTCCCGCCGCTCACCGTGTCGTCGTGGTAGGTGTACGGTGCTCCGTTCGCCGTTCCCGGCGAGCTGTCGGGCACGCTCGCGATCTGCGTGTAGGGACCGCCGGAGGTCGTCGCGCGGAAGACCTGATACTGGACGATGGAGGCCGCCGCCGAGTCGTTCCAGCTCACGTCGATGCGGTTGTCCTGCGGTGCCACGGCCGAGGCCGACGGCGAAGGCGGCACCGCGAGGCAGCCGCAGGCGTCGAACTTGAACGCGGCGACCCGCGTCGCCCCGCTGCCGCCGTACTCGGAGGTGTACCAGAACGTGCAATCGTCGGCCGGGTCGATGCCGATCCCCGAGTAGTCGCCCCAGCGCTCGTTGTTCGTCTTCGAGGTGGACGCGACCTGGATCGCGTTCTCGCCCTGCGGCATCGTCCCGAGCGGATCGCCCGCCAGGCGCCCGGTGTAGTAGATCGACGGAAACAGGCTGTCTCCGGTGCGCGTGTACCCCATGGCGATGTTGCCGGATTGATCCATCGCGATCGATCCGACCGAGCGGTGGACGCCGGCTTCGCCCCCGACGAGGCCCTCCTGGTAGAGGCTCCAGGCGCCGGCGCCGCTCTTGCGCAGCTCGAACCAGCGGAGCGCGGCGTGATCGGTGCCGTCGACGTCCTCGGGGAAGGTGCCGACGAGCGTCTCATGATCGCCGAAGTTCCGGTACTGGAGCGGGAAGTGCAGCGGCTCGCGGATCGGATCGATCCTCTGGGTCGTTCCCGCCTGCGGCATGCAGTTCCACGTGTTGCCGAGGCCGCACAGCGACATGTCGTAGTCGCCGATCTGGATCGACGTGAGCTTCGTCAGCGTGGTGTTCCCGGGAGTCGCCCAATCGACGGCGAGCGCCCACATCTCGAGCAGGTCGTACGGCGTCGTCGCGCCGTCCTGTGCCTCGTCGTCGCGCGGACGCATGAAGATCGCCGGCGCTCCGTTCGGCGGCGGCGTGGGCCCCTGCATCGTCCCCGGGAGGACGAGCTGGAAGCCGGAGTTCGGAAGGCTGGGAACGGTCTTCTTCTGGAACGTCGCGGGCAGCCCGGCGAGCATCTTCGCGCGGTCGAGCGCGATCACGTCGCGCCCGCCTGAGCCGGCGTTCACGCCGAGGAGGTACGAGCCGCCGTTCCCGTTCTGCGGCCAGACGCCGTACTTCGGGTAGTCGGTCGTGCTCGTCTCGACGGCGAAGGTGTAGGCGTACCAAGCGCCGGTCGGATCCGGCGTCTGGGAGACGTAGACGCAGACGTTGCCGCCCGACGACGGCAGCTCGCTGATGAGCCAGCGGTCGGCGGCGCGGTCGTAGAGGACGACCGGGTCGCAGAAGCCGGTACGGCACGGAGTCGCGGTCGTGAGCGATTGCATCGTGAAGGTCTTGAGGTTGGCCCCGTTGACCTTGCTCAGCACCTGGACCGTCGAGACCGACTGGTTCACGGCCTGGACGTAGTGGTTCGGGCCGACGTCTCCCACGGTATCGGGCGGCGATGCCGACGAAGTCTGTCCCGCGAAGTTGAGCAGCGGGGAGCTGAAGGCGTCGACCTGACGGCCGGGGCCGGTCAGCGACTCCCGCTGCTGTTGGTAGAACAGCGGGTCGACCGTCGGCTTGATCGGGTAGGGGATCGGGAGGAAGCCGTAGTCTTCGCGCCGCTTCATCTCGAGGCCGAAGGCGTTCGGATCGGGGGTGTAGTCGGGCAGGTCGCGAACCGCCGGAGTCACGATCGGCACGACAGGGTCGCCGACCCAGATCGGGCCGTTCGCCGTGTCGATCTTCTTCACCGTCTCGGCATGAGCACTGCCGAACGCACACAAGGCCACACCGAGAGCAAGGGCGCCTCTAGTCACCGTCGTCTTCCCCTTCGTCGGACTCGATGGGTGAGCTTCCTCGGGTCCCCGCGCCCTCCAGAAGCTCCTCCGCGACGGTGGAAATGTACTTGTTGTTCGCCGTCCTCGCACGGTGAAGCTCGGCCTGATTGAAGCCGGTCAAGACCGCTTCGGCGACGGCAAGAAAGTCGATCTCGGCGGGGTGAATGCGGACCCGGTATCCGCCGTCGATCGGGTCGCCGGGAGAGAAGATTTCGAATTTCTTGGCTTTGTTGCCGCGGAAAGTCCGGCGAAATACGAGATCGTTCCCCCGTGTGATCTCGACCCGGATGCTCTCGACGACGACTTTCCCCTTCGTCCCTGCCTCGGAGCCCTCTCCACCCTGGACGTAGCGCTTTTCGTCGGCGGCCGGCTCGAATTCGAGCCGCAGGCCGCCGTGAGCGCGCACCGCGGGCTCGTCGAGGATCGCCTGGATCGCCTCCCGCCGGTCGTCGGCGGGCCGGCCGAGCAGCACCCGCTCCCGTCGCGAGACCGCCGTAACGAGCGCCGGAACGTCGCGCAGCGCCTCGAGGCGGATGGGATCGGTCAGCGCCTCGACCGCCGCCTCCGCGATCGTGCGGTCCCGGGAGCGTCGCGCGAGATCGGTCAGGACCGCTTGGTCCCGGATCGACCGGATCGCGTCGAGTCGCGCCGCCGGCGACGCCGCCGTCCGCGCGATCGCGATGATCGACTTTTCGTCGAGGAGCAAGAGCGCGGACCGGCGCACGTCGGGGTCCTTGTCGGACGCGGCGACCGACGCGAGCGCGGTCGGATCGGTCAGACGCGACGTCGCGTCCCGCCGAACGACCCAGTCGGGGTGCGACTTCGCGATCGACGCGAGACGCGCGGGGTCGGAGAGGCGGTCGAGCGCGACCCGCCGGACGGCGGGCGATGGGTCCTTCCGGCAGATCGATTCGAGGAGGGAGGAGTCGTCGAGACGCGCGGCCGCGACGACGCGTACTTTCGCATCGGGATCGCGGAGGGCGAGCGCCCGGACCAGCTCGGGATCGCCCGACACGTTTCCAAGGGCGACGGCACGCACCTCCGCCGACGTGTCGGAGGCCGCGATCCGGCGCAGGACGGCCTGATCGGTCAGGCGGGCCGCCGCTTCGCGGCGCACCGACGGGTCGGCGTCCTTGGCGGCGATGCCGGCGAGCGCGCCTTGATCGTTCAGGCGAGCGGCCGCGCGTGCCCGCACCGCGGCATCGGGATCCGACGATGCGAGGCGGGCGAGGATCGCCGGGTCGGAGAGGACGTCGGCGGCCGCCCAGCGCACCTTGGCGTCGGGATCGTTCGCGAACGTGGCCGCATCGGAGAGTCTTCGCACCGCCGCCGCGCGCACGGCGCTCGTGTCCCCGCCCGCCGCGATCCCCGCGAGCGCTGCCTGGTCGGCGACGTGCGCGATCGCGGCGACACGGATCCTTTCATCGGGATCGCGCAGGAGCGCGCTCGCGTCGTCGAGGCGCTCGATCGCCGCGAGGCGGAGCTCCCGATCGGGGTCGCTCGCGGCGACCGACATCAGAAGAGCGCCGTCCTTGATCTTCGAGAGCGCCAGCGTCCGCACGTCGGGATCGTCGATCGCCCTCGCGACCTTGAGCAGCGCGTTCGGGTCGCGGATGAGCGGGATCGCGACCGCACGCATGTCGCCGCGCGGATCGTGGAGCGCCACGTCGATCAGCCGCTCCTCGCCGCGGACCGCCGAGAGCGCGCGGAAGCGCACCGCGCGGGACGGGTCCCTGAGCGCGATCCGGGTCAGCAGGTCCTGGTCGTCGAGCTTCCCGACCGCCTCCTCGCGGACGAACGCGTCCGGATCGTCGAGGGCCGCCTCGACGAGAACACGGCGGTCGGAGAGGCGTGCGATCGCGGCGCGCCTCACGACCCAGTTCTCGTCGTGGGCCAGCGCTTCGAGGATCGCGGGATCCTGGAGGCGGCCGATCGCCTCGACCTGCGCGCTCTCGCTCGACCGGTCGTTCGCCGCACGGACGAGCGCCGGGTCGTCGCCCGAGGGCAGAAGGAGAACTCCGGCGAGGATCGCCTCGATCGTCAGCACGCGCGGCGGAATCTACGACCGTTTCGGCGGTGCCGTGTGCTTCAAGAACGTCCCGTTCTGGAACTCGTCGAACGCCTGGCGCAACTCGTCCCTCGTGTTCATGACGATCGGGCCGTACCAGGCGACCGGCTCGCCGAGCGGCTTGCCCGACACGAGCAGGAACCGGATGCCCTTCTCGCCGGCCTGGACGGTGACCTCGTCCCCCGAGTCGAAGAGCACGAGCGAGCGGTTGTCGGCGTCGACCGGCGGCGTCGTATCGGCCCAGCCCACCGGCTCGGTCGGCACCGCGAGCGGCGACGAGGCGTTGCAGAAGCGCCCGGAACCGG
This genomic window contains:
- a CDS encoding S1 RNA-binding domain-containing protein, encoding MTEPDDEFARLLAESLQAKPFEQGQTVSGRIIAIWPDVAFVDVGGKGEATIDLDDLKDAEGDLEVEVGDRIDAVVVATAGGLKLSRKLARGAASARQVEDAYRAGIPVEGKVERAIKGGFEVRIAGQRAFCPISQIGLRGADATGHEGRVYSFRIVEWKEGGKNLVVSRRALLEEEEREKAAEVRKEIVPGAVLPGRVASVREYGAFIELGAGIQGLLHVSEMGWSRVTDPGSILKPGDEIAVKVLRVEAEGGKIALGLKQLQDDPWAAAAVTYAPGQVHAGRVTRLAEFGAFVELAPGIEGLAHVSTFPPTGTAEGWKTEVPVGLVGDFEILTVEPDKKRIGVALVRSAAQALPKSEIAPGARVRGKVDRIERYGVFVYLAPGKTGLIPIAETGVAKEADLPKAFPAGADVEVEILEVDPGGRRIRLSRKAVIDREERDEVRGYAAREDHAPKEAFGSLADKLRGALKTPKNS